ttgcaattcttcattaaagtcacaacttttcataaaaatcacaattttttaaagaagtcgcaactcttcattaaagtcagacttttcataaaagtcgcaactcttcagtTAAGTCgttacttttcataaaagtcacattctttttataaaagagaaaggctaattttgaaaataaataattttgaaaggaaattcttgcttgtggtggcgccacgtaggcgggcctaaagttctcttttatataaatatatgattagtaCAAGTTCAATGAGAAAGTAAAAGAATAAACATACATATGTCTtttaattgaatcaaattgcTTCTTTTGATGTCTTCTTGCTTGTTGATCTTCTATTATATCATGTCtccaaattaaaaagaaaattaattggAAAAATAGTATTAACTTCATAAGACAATCAGCTACAACTTCAATACGGTATAATCGAGTATCGCACAAAATCGAAACTTAATTTGCCGATTATCAAATTaccaaatcaaattttaaaaatttgatattttgatatttacTTTTAACTACCAATGATATTAACAAACTCAAAATTTGAGAATCTCAAACCGAATACCGAGAGACTCCACTTGTAGAAATTCACCACATATGTTGttgattataaaatataaaatgtcaATTCGCAATTAAGCTATAGTCTAGAGGTGTTTAAGTGTAATATAGGAAAAGTATTAGGCCTCGTCCCCTAAACAAGTCCAATTTTCTGGGAGAAGAGAGACCAAACCCTTATCGTCACTGCTCATTTGACTGCTAAACCCTAATCCTCTGACGGCGGCGGCAATGAAGGATAAGAAATTGATAGCCTTAGGGTTCGAGGGTTCCGCCAACAAAATTGGCGTCGGCGTAGTAGCAATCGACGGCACAATTCTTTCTAATCCACGACACACCTACATAACGCCGCCAGGCCAAGGTTTTCTCCCCCGTGAAACCGCCCAGCATCACCACCAACACATCTTACCGTTAGTAAAATCCGCTCTAGAAACCGCCGGAGTAACTCCCGATGAAATTGACTGTCTCTGCTACACAAAAGGCCCTGGGATGGGTGCTCCACTGCAGGTTTCGGCAGTGGTTGTACGTGTTCTATCTCAGCTATGGAAGAAACCTATTGTTGGGGTGAACCACTGTGTTGCGCACATTGAAATGGGTCGGATCGTAACCGGGGCGGTTGATCCGGTTGTGCTATACGTTAGTGGTGGAAATACTCAGGTTATTGCGTATAGTGAAGGACGGTATAGGATTTTTGGGGAGACGATTGATATTGCAGTGGGTAATTGTTTGGATAGGTTTGCTAGGGTTCTTACATTGTCTAATGATCCTAGCCCTGGGTACAACATTGAACAGCTTGCGAAAAAAGGCGAGAAGTTCATTGAACTTCCATATGTTGTAAAGGGAATGGACGTTTCCTTCAGTGGAATACTGAGTTTCATTGAAGCCACAGCTGAGGAGAAGCTGAAAAGTAACGAGTGCAGTCCGGCTGACCTTTGTTTCTCTTTGCAGGAAACTCTGTTTGCAATGCTTGTAGAGATAACAGAACGAGCCATGGCGCATTGCGATAAGAAAGATGTGTTGATTGTTGGTGGTGTAGGATGTAATGAGCGCTTGCAAAAGATGATGCAAATTATGTGCTCTGAGAGGGGCGGAAAGTTGTTTGCAACTGACGATAGATACTGCGTTGACAATGGAGCAATGATTGCTTATACCGGTCTCCTAGAGTATGCGAATGGTGCATCAACTCCAATGGAGGAATCAACGTTTACTCAACGGTTTAGAACTGATGAGGTCCTCGCAACTTGGAGGGAGAAGGAAACAGCAATAGCATGAATAATCCCTGGGTGTTTTGTTAACACTGATGTATTGTACTATATTTATCTGCCCATAGTTGCTTATATTGAGTCGATTGTAAGGCGTACATGAACAATTTCGTGTACTAATTATGCATTTCGAGAAGATTATTGTAACATGATTGGAAGATGTGGTTGAACAGTACATGGGGTTGTCTCGTTTCCAAGCGTTTAAGCTTGGTGATAGGTTGGTGCATTGCACTTGTTTCCCAGTAGCATTTTTCCTGTAGTTGTCTGTCTTGTGATTTTTCTCACTTGTAATTTACTGTGCTTTTGAATGCTATATTATGGGTTCCCTTTTATTTGCCATGGTCATATTACTTATGTATTGCGTATTTGATGTGAGAGTCTTTcaaaaacaacctctctacctcttTGCAGGGAGGGTAGAAATTTGGTTTGCGTAGACTCTGTCCTTTCTACATCTTTGCTGGCAGGGGTGTTTGAGTACACTCTACCCTCGCCAGGTAGGAGTTAGATTTGCGTATACTATATTCTTTTTAGACCTCGCTTGTCGGACTAggttttttgttgttgattgttACATACATTCTTAATACTGGTGCTGCCACTACTTTAGCcctttggaaaaaaaaaacaggagGGAGGGGAGAGACTCTTCCCTTTCTAACTTTGTTTTACCTAAGATTGAACATGGTGTTCAAGAGTACCGTTTGGGTCAATGTTCACCTAATACTGAACCAAATCAATCATCATGGCTTGCAAAATGTAAAAAACGAAATCAAGCCGAATACAGTTGGATTTTAAGttgaaatttttacttttgattttgCCGGTATGTCCATGTTCTAACTTTCACATCAAATATTGCAATGTCGTGAAAACTGTACAAGCCATGTCAAACTAACTCTACTGTCTTCACATTCTTGTGCATTGATCTAATGACTGTTGTAACTTGTTCAATCTGATCTTCACTTGAACAAGACGAAAGGAGCACTTTGGCTGTTCCGCCATCTGGATAGCAACCTTCATCGATCATTTCCTCGAAGATTTCTAAGCATCTTTGGTACTGTTTCTTTTTGGAGTATGCTCCAAGACGGGAAGTCCATGTAACCACATCTGGCTGCAGGTTCTTAGCAGGAAGTGATTGGAAAACTTCTTCCATTTTCGCGATAAATCCTGAACGTCCATATGCATTGATCAAGATATTGTAGGTGCTGATATCGGCTACGTATGGTCCAGCTTCTATGACAGTCAAGAGTTCTTCCATTTTAGCAAACTGGCCAAGACGACCATACAAGTTGAGCATGCTGTTAAGAAGAAAGGTATCTAGTTTCACTCCTGATTTCTGCATCTGATTCACGATTTCTTCACATTTTGACACGTTACTGTTTCTAGAGTAGGCTGATATGAGTAACATGTAGGATTTCATCGTAGGAGCTATCCCCAGCCGCGTCATCTCATCAAACACAGTTTGTGCATCTAGTATATATTGTTTAGATAAATGAAAAGATACAGTCAGGAACAAAGGAAACTTCCATAAATGCATATGGATTGAACAAGACCGTGGACACTAAACTTGTTGTCGACAGAAACAGATCGCTTGAGACCGTTGAGAGCACTTTGTTTCTTGAACTTTTCATTTTCACTTGTCATCAGTTTCATATTGAAAACTTCCCTTATTTAGGTTGTTATATGAATATGCATTCAGAAGTTGCAATTATCATGCTGTCCAGATGAGCTTAAACTATTCTGTTCACTAAATGCAAGAGAAACACCTTTTTAtcattgagaaaaaaaaataccttCATGAAG
This window of the Solanum pennellii chromosome 2, SPENNV200 genome carries:
- the LOC107011854 gene encoding probable tRNA N6-adenosine threonylcarbamoyltransferase, which produces MKDKKLIALGFEGSANKIGVGVVAIDGTILSNPRHTYITPPGQGFLPRETAQHHHQHILPLVKSALETAGVTPDEIDCLCYTKGPGMGAPLQVSAVVVRVLSQLWKKPIVGVNHCVAHIEMGRIVTGAVDPVVLYVSGGNTQVIAYSEGRYRIFGETIDIAVGNCLDRFARVLTLSNDPSPGYNIEQLAKKGEKFIELPYVVKGMDVSFSGILSFIEATAEEKLKSNECSPADLCFSLQETLFAMLVEITERAMAHCDKKDVLIVGGVGCNERLQKMMQIMCSERGGKLFATDDRYCVDNGAMIAYTGLLEYANGASTPMEESTFTQRFRTDEVLATWREKETAIA